A window of the Dermatophagoides farinae isolate YC_2012a chromosome 2, ASM2471394v1, whole genome shotgun sequence genome harbors these coding sequences:
- the LOC124491824 gene encoding uncharacterized protein LOC124491824 yields the protein MKEFTKNYRKLSIDFCSFLYCVLIYLFVQCINIVFRSLIVYKSINQKKPSDMMMTINTTALSPSSEIKDSATASTFKVCSKELTTTLPKRQLDHFSISIVQECTAIKKGLLWEQQQTRFFFNRWKERFFILTQDYLTCFKKGSKKVGMSEMGSFVYKINLNEIKNLNWVDKKKNGVIGVQLANTMIFLWNNVDTVLDEWMSVLQDSTIRTKDRRSEASIRKSSTLLPNMLHSSNVNGSNDDKFTKTEIIQRNDSPSVILKSSANSNNKLINEIIIPPPPPPRRYLRCLSTDLGTMNTHSDTKVVMTPSLSRNSMAIHNSPIMVNNNNKTIWTKTNSDILKAKDSTTIVARKPSDTSSTASSSLMSQSLRCKSSYALQYSPLMVNNNNSPTQMNQQQRRITAKRISTFQQQNNHHPIQNMMKNNYQTSSSSTSSFFQSADSEFTFVNSKATTFKPDSIFARGYKTTTTHNNNSRDSPTNINYGSRANRISSSASLMLNHRRKDRFILQTPTPPPVPPHRTHLHNF from the exons ATGAAAGAATTTACAAAAAACTATAGAAAATTGTCCATTGacttttgttcatttctttATTGTGTGTTAATCTACCTTTTTGTTCAATGTATCAATATTGTTTTTCGATCATTGATCGtttataaatcaatcaatcaaaaaaaacctagtgacatgatgatgacaatcaataCCACTGCATTATCACCAAGTTCAGAGATAAAAGATTCAGCAACAGCATCAACATTTAAAGTTTGTTCAAAAGagttaacaacaacattaccaAAACGACAATTagatcatttttcaatatcgaTAGTGCAGGAATGTACTGCCATTAAAAAAGGTTTACTAtgggaacaacaacaaacaagattctttttcaatcGTTGGAAAGAacgttttttcattctaacACAAGATTATCTAACATGTTTTAAAAAAGGTTCGAAAAAAGTTGGCATGTCCGAAATGGGTAGCTTTGTTTATAAG ataaatttaaatgaaattaaaaatttaaattgggtcgataaaaaaaagaatggcgTAATCGGTGTACAATTAGCAAATACAATGATATTCTTATGGAATAATGTTGATACCGTTTTGGATGAATGGATGTCCGTGTTACAAGATTCGACTATTCGAACCAAAGATCGCCGTTCAGAAGCATCTATAcgtaaatcatcaacattgttgCCGAATATGTTGCATTCATCGAATGTTAATGgtagtaatgatgataaatttacGAAAACTGAAATTATTCAAAG GAATGATTCACCAAGTGTAATATTGAAATCATCGGCTAACAGTAAcaataaattaataaatgaaattattatacCGCCACCACCTCCACCGCGAAGATATCTTCGTTGTCTGTCGACAG ATTTAGGCACAATGAATACACATTCAGATACAAAAGTAGTAATGACACCGAGTTTATCTCGTAATTCAATGGCTATTCATAATTCACCCATAATggtcaacaataataataaaacaatatGGACGAAAACAAATTCGGATATTTTGAAAGCAAAAGATTCGACAACAATAGTGGCCAGAAAACCGTCCGATACAAGCAGTACTGCCtcgtcatcattaatgtCACAATCATTACGctgtaaatcatcatatgcGCTTCAATATTCACCATTAATGGtgaataacaataattcaccaacacaaatgaatcaacagcaacgacGTATCACTGCCAAACGAATATCAACatttcaacaacagaataatcatcatccaatacaaaatatgatgaaaaataattatcaaacatCGAgctcatcaacatcatcattttttcaatcagcCGATTCAGAATTTACATTTGTAAATTCAAAGGCAACAACATTCAAACCTGATTCAATATTTGCCCGTGGCTATAAAACAACTACcacacataataataacagccGTGATTCACCAACAAATATTAATTATGGATCACGAGCAAATCGTATTTCATCATCTGCATCATTAATGTTGAATCATAGACGTAAAGATCGCTTCATATTGcaaacaccaacaccaccaccggTACCACCACATCGTACACATTTgcataatttttaa